The Glycine soja cultivar W05 chromosome 6, ASM419377v2, whole genome shotgun sequence genome has a window encoding:
- the LOC114414451 gene encoding 30S ribosomal protein S31, mitochondrial-like, whose protein sequence is MAVNGASVMLRCSVAARLFMTADRVAPAVPQVCGRGDKKTKKGKRFKGSYGNARPKKEKMIERIKDKVEVPRSTPWPLPFKLI, encoded by the coding sequence ATGGCTGTGAATGGTGCGAGCGTGATGCTGCGGTGCAGCGTGGCTGCGAGGTTGTTCATGACGGCGGACAGGGTGGCGCCGGCGGTGCCTCAGGTGTGTGGGCGCGGGGACAAGAAGACGAAGAAAGGAAAGAGGTTCAAGGGATCGTACGGTAACGCTAGGCCGAAGAAAGAGAAGATGATAGAGCGCATCAAGGACAAGGTCGAAGTTCCCAGGTCCACTCCTTGGCCTCTCCCTTTCAAGCTCATCTGA